From Triticum aestivum cultivar Chinese Spring chromosome 7B, IWGSC CS RefSeq v2.1, whole genome shotgun sequence:
aaagggtttcattcttccataggaaacttcattattttgattttgaatttttttttattttctttctttagaGGCAATACCGATATCATTCCACTATTATTTTATTTTACAATTTATCAGAATGATTCTAATAATAAGTTGTCTTCTGTGATGATTACTAGACATAAATATGTTAGAAATATGGGTTCCAATAGCCTCTTCTCTTCCTTCAAAATGATAGTCATTTACGATTGCGttgttagggtttagggtttgcgCATAGCACATTGTAAAAAATGATATATGTGCATATGTATATTGTATGCACTATGTAATAAAAGGTGGGAGTGCACATATAGTCGGTAACAATTGCACTGCGTATAACACATCGTGTTGTCATTCGGATAATGGCAGTGACAGGTGTTTTGCTTGTGATTAATTTACATGCTAATGGCCGGTGCTTAATAAGATTAGCGGTTGACTGTGCATGCATGTGTCCCACCCAGGGGATCGATCTGTCCAGCGTTGTGTCCCCATTCCAGCTTGGCAAAGATCGACTGAAACAAAATTTGTGATCAGTCGATTGACACAAATTTTGTTTCAGCTGACTGATCTATAGCCACACCCAAAATATCTatatttttctctacaaacttgatCAGATTTTGCAAAAGCCATACTTTTACAAAATTATATATGCATTATATTATAGAATGATGTATAAGGGACAAATAATCCACCAAGCGCATGCAGAACTAGTAGTAGCACGACTTCGCTTTTCAGTTTGGCCATGCGACCTTCTCTCCATCATGTTCGCACCCTCCGGTGTCGGTGTAAAGCATGTGAGCTTTTTGAGACGTTGGGATTTTGGATTTGCATGTCTTTTGATTTCTTCTCCAGGGTTCTGATCCGACAGAGTCGTAGCCTTGATGGCTCCCCATCCACGATCAATAATGAGTTGCTAGCCCCGGAGATGGAGAGGCAGCATAGTGATGCTCCACCGACCCACTCTCTTATTTATCTTAGCATGCAACCTATCGACCTAATCACATATGCCCACACATGTCATCTCTTATTTAAATGCACATGCAAGCCATCCACATTATCAAGAGCGTGCAACCAATAAGTGACCAATGTTGTGGCACAATTTTATTAAGTGGCGTTATAGTACCTGGTTAGGTAGGGTTCCCGCCTTCTATTGGCGGCATCGCTGCTCTGCCTCATTTGGCCTTAGACGGTGGGTCCAGGCCTTTGTCGGTGGGAGAGTTCTGTTTGTGTATGTTTCTTTGATTTTTACTAGGGTATGTATCCTGCTCAAGAAGATAACACGGTGGCGTCTCCCTGAAGAAGAAATAAGGTTCTCCCTGACTTGCCCCCCGTCTCGGTGATGCATCTAGCATTTTcagagggcgtgtggaggtttgtctccgacGAATCTCACATGATTCAGTCGATGATTGTGTTTGGTGGATCTCGGATCCGGTCTTCATTCATCTACGTTGATGTCTTCAGTTTGGATCCTTCCAATCTATGCTTCTTCCATCGCTAAGTGCTTTACGGATCTCAATGTAATATtgattatttctggtgttcgtcgTACCGCCACAGTTgatgatgaatagattggaagttttcctGCCAAAAAAGTGCATACAACCCATCAATGTCTCACTTTCCACTTTTCACCACATGCATACCTTCACATCATCAAGCGCCATGCAACCATTCAaccttttatttttcacttttcacAACATGCAAGCCCTCCACGTCATCAAGCACACGAAACATTCTAAAAAAAAGACACATGAAACTATAAAAGCCCTCCACATCATTAATTTTTTTCAACAATAAATTATTGAACTTGAATATCAGAAGAGAAGATAATATGCATCCACCATCCATTTATATGTAGGTTGAATATGATGTGGTACTACTCTCATATATTCTAATTTTATTTTCTACGTTCATTGCTAAAAAATTCCGCAGCAAGGCACGAGACGTTATCTCGTTTTCTTTAGTTTTTAGGAGGTGTCGGAACTGGTAATTTTATCAATAGATCCGAGCCTTCTCGCAAAATAATAGAAATGGATGAAAAAACATGGCTAACACAAAGTTGACTAATCTTTTTTCTGCTTGGGCATCAAAAGTCAACCTGCAATGCAACCACCGAGACAAGTCATCCAGCCTAGATGATGAAGTTGTTGAAGACCAGTTTTTTATCGACAGAAGCATGCGCAGTGCGCAGCCCCCATGGAATATCCTCCAGATGGAGGTTTAGACTTGAGACACAGACATGTACGACAAGAGAGCAATTTGCCTCAATTTTTTTGAAAGTGCAAGACAAACTAATTAAAGTGATATCTCTTGTACCCCTTAACTAGTTCACGAATATGTCACTCACAAGCATGGTGATCAACCTAGCTATAGTATAAAGCAAGCTGTAGCAGATGGTGATCCTACAAATTCAAGAGTCGTAAGCGCGATGTCGCCAGGACAAAGAGGAGCGATGGGAATCCCGCTCACGGTTCTCCCTCTAGCCATCCTCCTCCACGTCGCCGGCTGCAGCCCTCCTCCGGAGCCGGTGGTCTGCACGCACGGCACATCCAACTGCACGGTCACCAACTCGTTCGGTTCCTTCCCGGACCGCAGCATCTGCCGTGCGGGCAACGTCGCCTACCCGCGCACGGAACAAGAGCTCGTGGCGgccgtcgcggcggcggcggcagtgaaaCGCAAGATGAAGGTGGCCACCAAGTACTCACACAGCCTCCCCAAGCTGGCGTGCCCCGGTGGCCTGGACGGCACCATCATAAGCACGGCGCGGCTCAACCGGACGGTAAGCGTCGACGTGGAGAGGAGGCTTATGACGGTGGAGAGCGGCATGGTCCTCCGGGACCTGATCGAGGCCGCCGGCGCCGCAGGGCTGTCCCTGCCGCACTCGCCGTACTGGTACGGCCTGACCATCGGGGGCCTCCTGTCGACTGGCGCGCACGGCAGCTCGCTGTGGGGCAAGGGCGGCGCCGTCCACGAGTACGTGGTCGGGCTGAGAATCGTGACGCCGGCGCCGGCGAGCCAGGGGTTCGCCGTGGTGAGGGAGCTGGGCGCCCACCACCCTGACCTGGACGCGGCAAAGGTATCCCTCGGGGTTCTCGGCGTCGTCTCTCAGGTCACGCTGGCGCTGCAGCCGCTGTTCAAGCGGTCGGTGGCGTTCGTGAAGCGCGACGACTCAGACCTGGCGGACCAAGTGGCAGCATGGGGCCGCCTCCACGAGTTCGCCGACATGACGTGGCAGCCGGAGCAGCGCAAGGTCATCTACCGCCAGGACGACCGCGTCGACGTCTCGTCGCCGGGCAACGGCCTCAGCGACACGCTCCTTGCCCGGTCCGCCCCCACGCGCATGCTCATCGATGCAAGAGCCGCGGAGGAGCGGCTGCAGGAGAacggcaccgccgccgccgacctgtGCGCAGCGGCGCGGCCGCTGGCGGACACGGTGGAGCGGCAGGCCTACGGCTACACAAACGACGGCGTCTCGTTCACGGGGTACCCGGTGGTGGGGTACCAGCACCGCATCCAGGCGTCCGGCACATGCATGGATAGCCCGGAGGACGGTCTCCTGAGCGGCTGCCCTTGGGACCCCCGCATCCGAGGCTCCTTCTACTACAACTCCGGCTTCAGCGTCCCGCTCTCCAAGGCGCCGGCGTTTGTGTCGGACATGCAACGGCTCCGGGACCTCAACCCGGACATCTTCTGCGCCGGCGTCGACACCAGGGTCGGCGTGCTCCTCCGCTATGTCAAGGCGTCCTCCGCTTACCTCGGCAAGCCCGAGGACTGCATCGACTTCGATGTCATCTACTACTGGAGCCGCACCTACGGCATGCCGCGTGCGCACGCCGACGTGGTGGACGAGATCGAGCAGATGGCGCTACGCAAGtacggtggcctcccgcactgggGAAAGAACCGTAACTTCGCATTCAGCGGTGTCATCACAAAGTACCCGGGAGCTGCTAAATTCCTCCGGGTGAAGGATAGGTATGACCCTGACGGGCTCTTCTCGAGCGAGTGGAGCGACCAGGTGCTCGGCATCAACGGAAGCCCCGACATCGTCAAGGAGAGCTGCGCCGTGGAAGGACTCTGCGTCTGCTCTGAAGACTCGCACTGCGCGCCCGAGCAAGGGTACTTCTGCCGACCAGGAAGGGTGTACGACGAGGCCAGAGTTTGCTCGTTCCTCCAGCAGGACTAGAGACTCTGAGAAACAAATATGgccttagcccccccccccccccctgcattGTCTTGGCCTGGGCCcctgaaatctcaggaccggcccttaCTAGAGACCGTGAATCACTTCAAGTGTTCAGTGTTAACTcttcacctcttgcttctcagGATTCTGCGCAACCAACTGCACAAGAGTGAATTTGTGTAGTTAGAACAAAAACTTTTCATATAATACATATTTGTGATGGGTGTGtgcatcatgctgatgcagaggccaGGCCAATCCTCCttcgaaaataataataataataatacgtATTTGTTTGACTCTTTATCTATGTATTTGGAAGGATTTTTATTTTTGTCTTTATCAGCTGGAAAAATATGGCACCTTGTTGTGTTGGAATGGCCCATGCTAATTTGTATCTATAGACTTAACATTCGAATATAATTTAGTAACTTCACTAAAGGAAACATGAAAAAAAAAGGACTGGCTTCATTTTCCATATTACAAAGAAGATTGAAATTTGCAAAATCCATAGCAATTTGAAATTTTCGAAGTCATTGTTACACCTAGTTGAATTTTTTTAATATCCAAATGTCGTTATTGTAATATTTGTAATTGACCAATAATAGTGCCCTCAATGCTAGTTCTCTTCTCCGACCTTCAATGTTAATGCTGTGTGCACGTACGTGAGAGAACCATCTGCATGTGGGTGGGCCATGTTGATCGCCGCTTCGCCAGGGTCAACTAGATTAAGCTTGAGACACATAAAAAGGAGATGGACAATTGCCTTGCTCTTGAGGTCCTGTcgtttctcttcttcttccttctcttagAGGTTAGAGCTTGATCGGATGTGTGTTCGGTCCTTCCCAATGCTTGCTCTGATCGGCGAGCTTATGGTCGAGCTTCAGTgggtgagagtgagagagagggagagcctaGAGCAGCACCCAATTCTTCTACGGGACATACTTCTTATATATTTGCAATGTGCACTAGGGAGCCATCTGGTAGGATAAATGTATCCATAAGACCATAACGGGAGAAATCATCGGCGAACATTATGAATGAAGCAATACCATCCACAGATTTTACATTAAATTGACCATATATGTCTGTGTGGATTAATTCTAAAACTCACGTGCTTCGATTCGCTCCTTTCTTAATTTTCTTGGCATGATTTCCTTTTATGCAATCAATGCAATGATCGATGTCTTCATCTAAGAAATCTAAAGGATGAAGCATTTGTTCTTTAATGAGATGCTCAATTTCCCTGTCGAAATATGGCGTAAACGACAGTGCCATAATTTTGAAGAAGTCTCATTATCATTTCGCTTACCTTTGGTACTGACTTCGTATTTGAGGAAGAACCAACATTATGAAACTATGGCTTCACTCTGGTTGTCTAATAAAAAGAACATTGTAGCTAATATGATTGTTGTTGCACCAATGTGGTCCATTTGGAAATTATGCAATGTCATGTTTTTCGGCCACATTagtggtatggtttgcaggtccaATGGCAGCGCTTGCTTTGTTTGCTAAAACTGTGGAAGGTGCTCTAATCAATACTAAAGGAGTCCTTCTACATTACACCAAATTACTGTGGGCTAAAATTCATGTTTTTTTTACTGTGGGCTATCTATTTTCATCATCCAATGGATTAGATCTATCCATACTACTGCTATAGAATCTTCCAAAACCTCTAGATTTCCCTGAATATTTCTCGAATCCATTCAGGTACTAGAACACTATATGAAGTGCGACATATGTGAAGATGCCAACAAGTAATACCCAAATATAAATGAATGTCCCGACCTCCCTGCAGCTCCAAGCAGTCGGAAGGATCGGTCAAGTAACATCGTGAACTGCAATGGACAGAGCCAAATTGCACTTTTTTCTTTCTCTCGACTACTTGACTGTGAGCAATATCAGAACAATGAGTGATGTCATGTTATAGAGAAGACCACCTTGTACCGCTTGGCAGGATAATTTCGCGCGCTGTCGAGGGTCGTGCAGAGGTTAGTTGGCCAGAGACCACCAGGTGGGGCCAGCCAGCCCCATCGCTCGGTGTTTAGGCATCATGCAGATATAGCTGACTTTGTGGTACTTTTATATTCACGAGCATTGTCAGGGCTACAGCTCGAACTCCATGACCATGAGACCATCTCCACCGCGTGACCCCAAAACGTCTGGGTTTGTCCGTTTGAAATTAAACGAACAAATAAGACAACCCAACGCGCAACACTATCCGTAAAAAATGTCCGTTTCTGGTCCGTCTCGCCCCATCCTGCGAGCAAAGTTAGGCCGGATTTGCGTCTGGGACGGACACGAGCGGACGATTCTCAGCGTGGTCCTTGTCCGACTGTGTCCTTTGCATGTGAcgcctggcccacctgtcattgaaacCAGATGGGTCTGACTGCCCACCCAcccgtccctctctctctctctccctctttctttCTCCCTCCCCTTTTGCAGCCGGCGGCCACCTCCACGCACGGGAACTCGAAGGCGAGCGCCAGCTGCAGCACCGGGGCGCGGGCACGACGCGGTGGCGCGGCGCAGAGCGCGAGTGCGGTAGGGCGGGCGCAAGACGCGGGACGCAGTCGGGGCGAGGCGCGACTGCTGCAGCAGCAGCACGGAGCGGGCACGGCCCGACGGTGAGCGCAACGGGTGGGCAGGGTGCGCGGGAGGGCGGGCGCGGCGCCGGCGTGGTGCGGACGCGGGACGCGGTCGGGGCGCGGCCCGGCGGCGAGCGCGGCAGGCGGGCAGGGCGCGCGGGAGGGCGGGCGCGGCGCCGGCGTGGGTGAGCTCGACGGGGCGCGGGGACGGGCGTGCGCGGGCGGGCGCATGCACACTGTTAGACTTTGTAACGTAGCCCAACTGTGTAATACGTATATTATGTATCATTATAAATacatgtgataggccacccctagagggttgagccagttcccaCAAATCCTACGTCTAATATGGTATCAGCCTAAACCTAGGACCTAATCCACCTccaccccagccgccgccgccgccgtgccctaaccctagggccgccgccgccgctgctgccatgTCTGCTTCCGCATCTAGCTCTGCCAGCTCTGGGACCATACCCGCATCGCTGCCTGCCCTGCTGAATCTTCCTGCTCGCACTGGTGCCTCGTCGACGCCGCATTTCTTCGGCACCACGGCGGTGGGCTCGCTGCTTTCCGCCCCGATCTCGCCGTCTCCTGTGCCGTCGACAGCGGCGGCCTCCACCACCGCGATGGTGACGCTATCGGCCTCCACCACTAGCTCGTCCCCGACACTCGCCCTCATGCCGGCGGCCTCGGGGGGCTCCGATGATCAACGTGCGGGTGGGCCACCTGCAGCCCCGGCAGTCTCCCGCGGTCGCTGCCACCGACGCCGCCATGATCTCCGGGCCGTTCCACTTCGACAACCTCATCACAACTCGTCTCACGCCGGACAACTATTTGTTTTGGCGTGCCAAGGTTCTACCGCTGCTCCGCAGCCGCTCCCTCCTTGGTTATGTCGATGGCTCCCTGCCGTGTCCGCCGCAGGTTCTTCACACCGTCCACGGCCCGGCCATCAACCCGGCGCACCGCCTGTGGGTGCAACAGGACCAAGCGATCCTCTCCGCCATCCAGGGTTCCCTTGGAGACGGGGTCGCTGGCCTCTGTCTCTTTGTTGCCTCCTCCTTGGATGCATGGACGACGCTGGAACATGCGTTTCCCCAGACCTCCACCGCCCACTCGATGGCTCTTCGCAGCAAGCTTGATGATGTCAAGAAACTGGATTCCTCGGCCACAACATACTTCAACAAGCTCAAGGTCTTGGCGGATACATTAACCTCTATCGGTCGACCATTGAGTGATGAGGAGTTCGCCGGCTATGTTATTAAGGGTCTTGATGCTGACTACGACAACCTTGCCGAGGCCGTCCACAACACCAAGCCGCCGCTTCGGCCGCACGAGCTCTTCTCCCGGCTGCTCTTCACCGAGCAACGCATCGAAGCTCGCCGCGCCACCAACTCCCTCGCTGACCAGCCCGCGGCCTTCTGGGCCTCGCGAGGCCAGCGCCCCCCCTGCATCCTCGCCGCCTGCCCGCGTCACCACCCCACCAGCGCCACCCTCGGGCGGCGGCCCTGTCCGCTATCAACTTTGTGGGCGTGAGAGGCATGTTGCCTCCAAGTGCCACAAGAGGTTTCAGCGGAGCTTTCTGGGTATTGGTAACGATGGAAAAGGTAATGTGCGACAGTTTGCCATGGCGGATTTTGGCCCTCCTGCTGCTCATGTTGCCACCAAGAGCAAGGATACACGCGTCGACCCCGGCTATACACCGTCATATCCGATTGATCCTGCATGGTATATGGACACTAGCACCACGAATCACATGACGAACGAGCTCACCAAGCTGTCCACCCATCAGCCATACTACGGTCCCGACAAGGTTCACACCGCCAACGGTGTAGGTATGCCCATCTCTCACGTTGGTCAAGCATCTCTCTTAACTAGTCATCCATCTAGGAAGCTTCATCTTCGTAATATTTTACGGGTCCCCTCGGTGACTCTTAATCTGTTATCTGTTCCAAAGCTCACTCTTGATAACAATGTCATATGTGAATTTCACCCGTTTGATCTTTTTGTTAAGGACCGAGCCACCCGGGAAATTCTGCTTAGTTGTCGTCTCAGCCATGGCTTATACCGCTTGGAGGATCCATCCGCCCCGCGCGTcttcagtggtgttcgtgtgtcgccGTCCCAGTGGCACTCTCGCCTTGGTCACCCTGCCACTCCCATGGTTTTTCATATCCTTCACCGTCATGAGCTGCCTCTTGAGTCTAGTAATAAGGAGATGTCCGCGTGTGGTGCCTATCAACAAGGCAAAAGTCATTAGTTACCATTTGTTTCTTCTACTCGTCAAGTAACGAGTCCTCTTGAACTTGTGTTCTCTGATGCCAGAGGTCCCGCCCAAACTTCTGTgagtggtcacaactattatgttAGCTTTATTGATGCCTATaatcgctttacctggctttatcttcttaagcgcaaatctgatgtgtttgatatattcATTCAGTTTCAAGTGCATgtagaacgtcttctcaagcataaGATTATTCATGTTCAGTCTGATTGGGGGGCGAATATCGCAACCTCGATGCtttctttaataagcttgggatctctcatcgtttatcatgtcctcatacacatcagcagaacggcGCTGTTGAGCGCAAGCATCGACATATAGTTGAGACCGGACTCACACTCCTGGCTCATGCGTCTGTAccttttcgtttttggagtgatgccttTGCTACAGCATGTTTTCTTATTAACCGACTACCTACGCGTGTCATTAATATGAAAACTCCTATTGAGCTCCTTCTACATGAAATTCCTGATTATACCTTCTTTAAGGTGTTCGGGTGCGCTTGTTGGCCTCATCTCCGTCCATATAATTCTAGAAAACTTGAATTTCGGTCTAAAAAATGTGTGTTTCTAGGTTATAGTTCTCTCCATAAAGGCTATAAGTGCCTCCATGTGCCAACAAACCGTGTCTATATATCCcgtgatgttgtctttgatgagAATGTCTTTCCCTTTTTCTCCATGCCGCACCAACCTGCCACACCACCATCTATGCATTCATCTCCTCTTATGCTTGGCCAATTTGAAGATGTTGCATATCCGCCTGTattgttacctaaccatggtgcaggtatTGGACGCGGTGCTCGCCTGGAACTTCCATCGCGCATGTTGACCGGTCAGTGCACGTGCATGCACCCGTCATCGACCCCGCCTCTGGCGCCGTGCCCGTCCATGCAACTGGACCGGCGCTGGCCTCCGACACTGGGCTGGTGTCATCCGAGGCGTCGTCCACGCCAGGCGAGGCGCGGCCCATGTCAGATGAGGCACGGCCCACGACCCCGACGCCCTCCCCTGGGTGGCTCGAGGGGTCTCCGTCCACGCCTCCACGCCCGGACTCGCCTCCGTCATCGTCTTCGTCACCCGCCACTATGTCCCTGTCGCCCCTTTCGCCTGGGTCGGCTGGGCCTACTGTCGACTCGCCTGAGCCCTCGCTTGGTCCCCCGTCACCTGCTCTGCCATCATCATCCCCTGTGTTGGCGCCGCCGGCTCCTGTTCCCATTGCACCGCAACGCCCGCATACTCGCAGTCGCAGTGGTATTGTCCAACCCAAGCAGCGTCATGATGGTACTGTCACATATTTGGCTGCTTGTCTTGCTCATTCTGTTGCAGATCCCACTGATGAACCACGCCATTATGAGGTTGCTATGAGTATCACTCACTGGCGGGCAGCTATGGAGCAAGAGTATCATGCTCTTCTGCATAATGAGACATGGACATTggttcctcctccgcctcgtgtCAACATCATTGATTCGAAGTGGGTTTTCAAAGTCAAGAGACATGCCGATGGGtctattgagcgctacaaggcgcgcCTCGTGGCCAGAGGGTTAAAACAGCGACAGGGTCTGGATTACGAGGACACATTCAGCCCGGTTGTTAAGCCTACTACCATCCGGCTTCTTTTGTCTCTTGCAGTCTCTCGTGGTTGGTCTCTTCGACAGCTTGATGTACAGAACGCTTTTCTCCATGGGTTGCTtgaagaggaggtttacatgcggcaGCCACCAGGGTTTGTTGATCCAGATCAGcctcatcatctctgtcgtctgacgAAGGCGCTCTATGGACTGAAACAGGcacctcgtgcctggcatgcccgtcTTGCTTCGGCGCTTCGTACTCATGGATTCATTCCGTCGACAGCTGACAGTTCGCTGTTCCTATTTCAACGCCCCAGTCTGACTGTGTATTTGCTTGTGTACGTGGATGATATTATTTTGGTCAGTTCTTCTGAGacggctgctgatgctcttgtgacTGCTCTTGGCAGAGATTTCGCAGTTAAAGACTTGGGACGGTTACACTTCTTTCTGGGCATTGAGGTTGCACATCAGTCTCGTGGCAGCTTGGCCCTCACCCAGAAAAAGTACTCCCTTGATCTCTTGCGCCGTGCTGGTATGCTCAAGTGTAAGCCGTCACCCACGCCCATGCCCTCTACGGATAAGCTCTCGGCCACTGCTGGTTCTCCTCTTTCTTCTACGGATGCTACGGAGTATcggagtattgttggtggcttgTAGTATCTGACTATTACCCGTCCTGATCTTTCCTTTGCGGTTAACAGGGTATGTCAGTATCTTCATGCCCCTACAGATGTGCACTGGTCTGCTGTGAAGCGCATTCTTTGTTATGTGCGTCTCACTGTCTCCTACGATCTTCATCTGCGACCCAGTTCCTCTACTGTTCTCTCtgcattctcagatgctgattgggctgggtgtccggatgacaggcgatccacggggggacatgctGTATTTCTGGgtcctaatttgatcgcctggagtgcgcgCAAGCAAGCCACTGTTTCTTGCAGCAGCACAGAGgctgagtacaaagcagttgcCAATGCAACTGCTGAGCTTATCTGGATTGAGTCTTTGCTTCGAGAGCTGGGAATCTCCCAGTCACATCCTCCagttctttggtgtgacaacatcggtgctacgTTTCTTTCGACAAACCCGGTGTTCCATGCACGAACCAAGCACATTGAGATTaactatcattttgtgagggaacatgttgcacagaagctactacaAATCAAGTTTATCTCCTCAAAGGATCAACTtgccgacatcttcaccaagcctctacCTTCTCCCATGTTTGAGGTCTGTAGGCGCAATTTCAACCTCCTAGATGCATCAGGAGTGAGTTGAGATTGAGTGAGGGTGTTAGACTTTGTAACGTAGCCCAACTGTGTAATATGTATATTGTGTATCATTATAAATACatatgataggccacccctagaggatTGAGCCAGTTCTCACAAATCCTACGTCTAATACACACCGGCGCTCGAGGCCATGGCCACGCACGCACGCATCTgacatgctagctagctagcaagtaaGCTAGCCCGCCCGCGAACTTGCTAGCTAGCCCGTGCTGGGCGTTTGGCCATGCGGCCGCGACGAGCGACGGGACGAGCGCGGGCGGGGCGAGGCGCGGTGAGCCTCTTCACGACGCGGGCGGGTGCTGCGAGGAGTGACGACGGCTGCTGGCGCGACTGCGGGCTGGCGCGGCTGCAGCCACGCGGGCGTAGCAGCAGGACCGGAGCAGGGCGCGGACGGGCGGCCCAGGCGAGCGAGCGCGAGCGGCCATGGCGGGCGCGGCACGGCGACGAGATGCAGGGGGGCGGATGCAGCGGATGTTTTGGGTTGCTCCACGGCGTTGGGCGCCTCGAACAGAAGCCGGACATGCATGTCCGCTTTCGTCCCCATTGCCATCCCAAACGAACGAAATCCGGACAAAATAGACGTCCGCTTAGGATCATGCGGTGAAGTTGACCTGAGCCTATAGAATCAAACCGAATCTCGGCTAATGTAGCTTGAAGAATGCTGCATTTGCTGGAGTGTGAAGACATGC
This genomic window contains:
- the LOC123157605 gene encoding L-gulonolactone oxidase 2-like produces the protein MSPGQRGAMGIPLTVLPLAILLHVAGCSPPPEPVVCTHGTSNCTVTNSFGSFPDRSICRAGNVAYPRTEQELVAAVAAAAAVKRKMKVATKYSHSLPKLACPGGLDGTIISTARLNRTVSVDVERRLMTVESGMVLRDLIEAAGAAGLSLPHSPYWYGLTIGGLLSTGAHGSSLWGKGGAVHEYVVGLRIVTPAPASQGFAVVRELGAHHPDLDAAKVSLGVLGVVSQVTLALQPLFKRSVAFVKRDDSDLADQVAAWGRLHEFADMTWQPEQRKVIYRQDDRVDVSSPGNGLSDTLLARSAPTRMLIDARAAEERLQENGTAAADLCAAARPLADTVERQAYGYTNDGVSFTGYPVVGYQHRIQASGTCMDSPEDGLLSGCPWDPRIRGSFYYNSGFSVPLSKAPAFVSDMQRLRDLNPDIFCAGVDTRVGVLLRYVKASSAYLGKPEDCIDFDVIYYWSRTYGMPRAHADVVDEIEQMALRKYGGLPHWGKNRNFAFSGVITKYPGAAKFLRVKDRYDPDGLFSSEWSDQVLGINGSPDIVKESCAVEGLCVCSEDSHCAPEQGYFCRPGRVYDEARVCSFLQQD